Proteins from a genomic interval of Heteronotia binoei isolate CCM8104 ecotype False Entrance Well chromosome 5, APGP_CSIRO_Hbin_v1, whole genome shotgun sequence:
- the LOC132570936 gene encoding gastrula zinc finger protein XlCGF57.1-like gives MMEEKYKCLECEMNFSNQTQYNKHLQMHSGKKTHQCLDCGKRFFCRAELLKHQQPCVGEKCYSCPSHGKSFSQKSDLIKQQSINSGEKPFICSESGMTVSDGKQGSLRFPRNIITKACKCFQCGRYFKCKSQLLEHHRIHTREKPFECSDCGKKFSGAGGLQQHKRIHSGEKPFECSACGKRFSQSGKLQLHQRIHTGEKPFECSECGKKFSGAGGLQQHQRIHRGEKPFECSECGKRFSQNGKLQLHQRTHTGEKPFECSECGKGFSDTCSLRKHLRVHTGEKPFECSECGKRFSLSGSLLLHQRIHTGEKPFECSECGKRFCYSSNFHRHLRTHTKEKPFECSECGKGFSQSGDLLLHQRTHTGEKPFECSECEKKFNQRSHLQEHQRTHTGAKPFECSECGKKFSKSNNLLQHQRTHTGEKPFECSECGKKFSKSNNLLQHQRTHTGEKPFECSECGKRFSDTCSLRKHVRVHTGEKPFECSECGKKLCNSSNFRRHLRTHTKEKPFECSECGKRFSQSGDLLLHQRTHTGEKPFECSECGKRFSKSGSLILHQRTHTGEKPFECSECGKKFSQSSHLHNHLRTHRGEKPFECSECGKRFSQSGHLQRHQGTHRGEISFECSKCEKKFSKLRSLHQHQRAHTRETF, from the coding sequence ATGAtggaagaaaaatacaaatgtTTGGAGTGTGAAATGAACTTCTCGAATCAAACCCAATATAATAAGCATTTACAAATGCACAGTGGAAAAAAGACCCATCAATGCCTGGATTGTGGAAAGCGCTTCTTTTGCAGAGCAGAGCTCCTTAAACATCAACAACCATGTGTAGGAGAGAAATGTTATAGCTGCCCAAGCCATGGTAAGAGTTTCTCACAGAAATCAGACCTTATTAAACAACAAAGCATTAATTCAGGAGAGAAACCCTTTATCTGTTCagagagtggaatgacagtctcTGATGGAAAACAGGGAAGTCTGCGTTTCCCAAGGAACATTATAACAAAAGCATGTAAATGTTTTCAGTGTGGAAGGTACTTTAAATGCAAATCACAGCTCCTTGAGCATCATAGAATCCACAcaagggaaaaaccttttgaatgctcagactgtggaaagaaattcagtgggGCTGGTGGTCTTCAACAACATAAAAGAATCCACAGtggtgagaaaccttttgagtgctcagcgtgtggaaagagattcagtcagagtggcaaacttcaactgcatcaaagaatccacacaggggagaaaccttttgagtgctcagagtgtggaaagaaattcagtgggGCCGGTGGTCTCCAAcaacatcaaagaatccacagaggtgagaaacctttcgaatgttcagagtgtggaaagagattcagtcagaatggcaaacttcaactgcaccaaagaactcacacaggggagaaaccttttgaatgttcagagtgtggaaagggattcagtgACACGTGTAGTCTTCGAAAGCACCTACgagtccacacaggggagaaaccttttgagtgctcagagtgtggaaagagatttagtctgAGTGGCAGTCTCCTactgcatcaaagaatccacacaggagagaaaccttttgaatgctcagagtgtggaaagcgaTTTTGTTATAGTAGCAATTTTCAtcggcatctaagaacccacacaaaggagaaaccttttgaatgttcagagtgtggaaagggattcagtcaAAGTGGTGATCTCCTActtcatcaaagaacccacactggggagaaaccttttgaatgttcagagtgtgaaAAGAAATTCAATCAGAGAAGCCATCTTCAAgaacatcaaagaacccacacaggagcgaaaccttttgagtgctcagagtgtggaaagaaattcagtaagAGTAACAATCTtctacagcatcaaagaacccacactggagagaaaccttttgagtgctcagagtgtggaaagaaattcagtaagAGTAACAATCTTctacagcatcaaagaactcacactggagagaaaccttttgagtgctcagagtgtgggaaaaggttCAGTGACACATGTAGCCTTCGAAAGCATGTACGagtccacacaggggaaaaaccctttgaatgctcagagtgtggaaagaaattgtgTAACAGTAGCAATTTTCGacggcatctaagaacccacacaaaagagaaaccttttgaatgctcagagtgcggaaagagattcagtcagagtggcgatCTCCtactgcatcaaagaacccacacaggggaaaaaccctttgaatgctcagagtgtggaaagagattcagcaaGAGTGGTAGTCTCATActacatcaaagaactcacacaggagagaaaccctttgaatgttcagaatgtggaaagaaattcagtcaaagCAGTCATCTTCACAACCATTTAAGAACCCACAgaggtgagaaaccttttgaatgctcagagtgtggaaagagattcagtcagagtggccatcttcagcgtCATCAAGGAACGCACAGAGGTGAGatatcttttgaatgctcaaagtgtgaaAAGAAATTCAGTAAGCTTCGCAGTCTTCATCAACATCAAAGAGCCCACACTAGAGAAACATTTTGA